A section of the Veillonella criceti genome encodes:
- a CDS encoding GNAT family N-acetyltransferase — MVNIVFETEKNRAAAYDGQQNIGESTISKSASLWIIDHTLVDEGYGGQGIAGRLVAEIVNQARIAGVKIIPLCPFAKREFEKKIEYADVLAK; from the coding sequence ATGGTAAATATAGTATTTGAAACTGAGAAAAATAGAGCGGCGGCCTATGATGGTCAGCAAAATATTGGCGAAAGTACGATTTCAAAATCCGCTAGTTTATGGATTATTGACCATACATTAGTTGATGAAGGCTATGGTGGACAAGGCATTGCTGGCCGATTGGTGGCTGAAATTGTTAATCAGGCTCGTATAGCAGGTGTAAAAATTATTCCTTTATGTCCCTTTGCCAAACGCGAGTTTGAAAAGAAGATTGAATATGCGGATGTATTAGCAAAATAA
- a CDS encoding (4Fe-4S)-binding protein, translating into MSEKIYETDELRISWKPKLCQHAAECVKGAPAVFDVGRKPWIQPENGTTDLITKVIDKCPSGALSYTRK; encoded by the coding sequence ATGAGTGAAAAGATATATGAAACAGATGAATTAAGGATTAGTTGGAAGCCAAAACTTTGTCAACATGCAGCTGAATGTGTAAAAGGTGCGCCAGCAGTATTTGATGTGGGACGTAAACCTTGGATTCAGCCGGAAAATGGAACCACTGATTTAATTACTAAAGTTATTGATAAATGTCCTTCAGGGGCACTAAGTTATACGCGAAAATAA
- a CDS encoding pirin family protein, which translates to MKRTVKTKVKGFRTQDGAGVSLVRVLGNSTIEEFDPILMLDSFDSTNPDDYTAGFPMHPHRGIETISYVSRGKMVHRDSLGNEEGISDGEVQWMNSGSGILHEEMVPAADRLLGVQLWLNLPKAEKMSKPSYHSIKRTDIEEIPFEGGKIRLLAGQYKEHQGYRGEHLPLDYYDVHMEPKAVITIDSKEDDSVMLFTLLGDVYVNDELIEEKTAVKLTAGTEVTLTMGEQAGQVLYISSKALKEPAAWAGPIVMNTQEEVQQAFAELRNGTFIKDSVEY; encoded by the coding sequence ATGAAACGGACAGTGAAAACAAAAGTAAAAGGATTCAGAACACAAGATGGGGCGGGCGTAAGTTTAGTTCGTGTTTTGGGGAATAGTACAATTGAAGAGTTTGATCCAATTTTGATGTTGGATTCATTTGATAGTACAAATCCAGATGATTATACAGCGGGGTTTCCTATGCATCCACATCGTGGTATTGAAACAATTAGTTATGTTTCACGAGGGAAAATGGTGCATCGAGATAGTTTAGGTAATGAAGAAGGTATTTCAGATGGCGAAGTACAGTGGATGAATTCGGGATCTGGTATTTTGCATGAAGAAATGGTACCAGCGGCTGATCGTTTATTAGGTGTTCAGTTATGGTTAAATTTGCCAAAAGCTGAAAAGATGAGCAAACCAAGTTATCATTCTATTAAGCGAACAGATATTGAAGAAATTCCGTTTGAGGGTGGCAAAATTCGTTTATTAGCAGGGCAATATAAGGAACACCAAGGGTACCGTGGTGAACATCTTCCCTTAGATTATTATGATGTGCATATGGAGCCCAAGGCAGTCATTACCATTGATTCTAAAGAAGATGATTCAGTCATGTTGTTTACTTTACTTGGTGATGTGTATGTAAACGATGAATTAATTGAAGAGAAGACCGCTGTTAAATTAACGGCAGGTACAGAAGTGACTTTAACCATGGGAGAACAAGCGGGGCAAGTATTATATATTAGTTCTAAAGCGTTAAAAGAACCGGCTGCTTGGGCTGGACCAATTGTTATGAATACGCAGGAGGAAGTACAACAAGCTTTTGCAGAACTTCGTAATGGCACTTTTATAAAAGATAGTGTTGAGTATTAA
- a CDS encoding DsbA family oxidoreductase, translating into MNNSKISVRYWSDIACPYCYIGATRMKKAMETVGLDPNDLEMKAFQLNPQAPLKTEATMLDQFALGHAISRERARDQFNQMEAMAATDGLKLNAADAIPTNTMSAHRLIKWAKATADKETVSRLIARFYKVYFEDNDSIADYKVLLNAVKEVGLPSQDAINVLTSTEYEIDVQSDLLAAQQNNVQSVPFFVLNDKYVFSGAQPYEQIVAALRRVMEEASETE; encoded by the coding sequence ATGAACAATTCAAAAATTAGTGTAAGATATTGGTCAGATATTGCGTGCCCATATTGTTATATTGGAGCTACTCGCATGAAAAAAGCAATGGAAACAGTCGGCCTAGATCCTAATGATTTAGAAATGAAAGCATTTCAATTGAATCCACAGGCACCATTAAAAACAGAAGCGACTATGTTGGATCAATTTGCTCTAGGTCATGCTATTTCAAGAGAACGGGCTCGTGATCAATTTAATCAGATGGAAGCAATGGCGGCCACTGATGGATTAAAATTAAACGCAGCGGATGCGATTCCTACCAATACAATGTCAGCCCATCGGCTTATTAAATGGGCAAAAGCAACGGCGGATAAAGAGACAGTAAGTCGTTTGATTGCTAGATTTTATAAAGTGTATTTTGAAGATAATGATTCTATCGCTGATTATAAAGTATTATTAAATGCTGTTAAAGAAGTGGGTTTACCTTCACAAGATGCTATTAATGTACTTACATCTACTGAATATGAAATAGATGTACAGAGCGATTTATTGGCGGCACAGCAGAATAATGTACAGAGTGTACCATTTTTTGTACTTAATGATAAATATGTATTTTCAGGAGCTCAGCCTTATGAACAAATCGTAGCCGCATTACGTCGTGTTATGGAAGAAGCTAGTGAAACTGAATAA
- a CDS encoding LLM class flavin-dependent oxidoreductase, whose translation MKLSVLNLVPLREGQTHNEAFHDMVELAKKVESFGYERYWIAEHHNMKNIGSSATQLLIQHTLANTNSIRVGSGGVMLPNHSPYIVAEQYGTLETLYPGRVDLGLGRAPGTDQVTARALRRTHNLYTDFASELAELKGYFEDTNPVHAYPAAGIEVPFYILGSSTDSAYLAAELGLPYSFASHFAPAMMEDAIAIYRERFQPSNVLTEPYVILGLNAILADTDEEAQYLATTQTQSFLGVVTNSRQGLQPPVESDSEIWDNYVAARTAPHFGPISFRAEDLAFREQAIVRQMASVSLIGNPETAAKQLQELQQRVTFEEIMANSLIYDTQKQAYSYKLLADVVKNVK comes from the coding sequence ATGAAGTTATCCGTTTTAAATTTAGTTCCTTTACGAGAAGGACAGACACATAATGAAGCATTTCATGATATGGTTGAATTGGCGAAAAAGGTAGAATCCTTTGGTTATGAGCGGTATTGGATTGCTGAACACCATAATATGAAAAATATAGGAAGTAGTGCTACTCAATTGTTGATTCAACACACGTTAGCCAATACGAATTCTATTCGAGTTGGTTCTGGTGGCGTTATGCTGCCTAACCATAGTCCGTATATTGTGGCGGAACAGTATGGGACACTAGAAACTTTGTATCCAGGTCGTGTTGATTTAGGGCTTGGTAGAGCACCAGGGACAGATCAAGTAACCGCAAGAGCTTTACGTCGAACTCACAATTTATACACAGATTTTGCTAGTGAATTGGCGGAGTTAAAAGGATACTTTGAAGATACAAATCCAGTACATGCGTATCCAGCTGCTGGGATTGAAGTACCATTTTATATTTTAGGTTCTAGTACTGATAGTGCCTACTTAGCAGCTGAATTAGGACTTCCTTATTCGTTTGCATCTCATTTTGCACCAGCTATGATGGAAGATGCGATTGCTATTTATCGTGAACGATTCCAACCTTCTAATGTATTGACGGAGCCTTATGTAATTTTAGGATTAAATGCTATTTTAGCTGATACAGACGAAGAAGCTCAGTATTTAGCCACTACACAGACACAAAGTTTCTTAGGTGTTGTTACGAATAGCCGTCAAGGCTTACAACCACCAGTCGAATCAGATAGTGAAATTTGGGATAACTATGTAGCAGCTAGAACAGCACCTCATTTTGGACCTATTTCTTTTAGAGCAGAGGATTTAGCGTTTAGGGAACAGGCTATTGTAAGACAAATGGCTTCGGTATCTTTAATTGGTAACCCTGAAACAGCGGCTAAACAATTACAAGAATTACAACAGAGAGTAACATTTGAAGAGATTATGGCTAATAGTTTGATTTATGATACACAAAAACAGGCATATTCTTATAAGTTATTAGCAGATGTAGTAAAAAATGTAAAATAG
- a CDS encoding FAD-dependent oxidoreductase — MKTYDIIVIGFGKAGKTLAGKLAKQGKSVALIEKDAHMYGGTCINVGCIPSKRLVTDAAMAPKTDFAAKAIYYKQAIEEKRALIGALRKANYDKLIQAGVTVIDGVASFVDATHIEVRTQQETMTLEGKQFVINTGATPVLPDIKGVTDSAKVYTSETLMDLAELPETLTILGGGYIGLEFAALYANFGSKVTVVQDGDVFLPREDADIAKSIQDVLAAKGVAIITGATATEIKEGTLYYSKGNEVQTITADDILIATGRWPNTDELAAEKAGITLSKRGAVETDEHLRTNVANIWAAGDVCGRLQFTYISLDDSRIILDDMAGNSQRTINNRGAFAYSVFIDPPFSRVGLNETEAKAKNIEYRVVTLSANAIPKAKVLRKTEGVLKALIDADNKILGAQLFCAESYEMINLIKLAIDQNLDYQVLRDFIYTHPTMSESLNDLFA, encoded by the coding sequence ATGAAAACGTATGATATTATTGTAATCGGTTTTGGTAAAGCGGGTAAAACACTAGCTGGCAAATTAGCTAAACAAGGAAAATCAGTTGCTTTAATTGAAAAAGATGCTCATATGTATGGTGGCACTTGCATTAATGTGGGCTGTATTCCGTCTAAACGGTTAGTGACTGATGCTGCTATGGCGCCTAAAACTGATTTTGCTGCTAAAGCTATTTATTATAAACAAGCGATTGAAGAAAAGCGAGCATTGATAGGTGCTTTACGTAAAGCTAATTATGATAAATTGATTCAAGCAGGGGTTACCGTGATTGATGGGGTTGCTTCTTTTGTAGATGCCACTCATATCGAAGTCCGCACGCAACAAGAAACAATGACCCTAGAAGGTAAACAGTTTGTTATCAATACAGGGGCAACACCTGTATTACCAGACATTAAAGGGGTAACAGATAGTGCTAAGGTGTATACGTCTGAAACGCTTATGGATTTGGCGGAACTTCCTGAAACATTAACGATTTTAGGTGGCGGTTATATTGGTCTTGAATTTGCCGCTTTATATGCAAATTTTGGTAGTAAGGTAACCGTTGTGCAGGATGGTGATGTATTCTTGCCACGTGAAGATGCAGATATAGCAAAAAGCATTCAAGATGTATTAGCTGCTAAAGGGGTAGCGATTATTACAGGGGCTACGGCGACTGAAATTAAAGAAGGTACTTTATATTATAGTAAAGGTAATGAAGTTCAGACCATTACGGCTGATGATATTTTAATTGCTACTGGTCGCTGGCCTAATACTGATGAATTGGCTGCTGAAAAGGCTGGGATTACCTTGTCTAAACGTGGTGCCGTTGAGACAGATGAACATTTACGTACAAATGTAGCTAATATTTGGGCTGCTGGCGATGTATGTGGTAGATTGCAATTTACATATATTTCTTTAGATGATAGTCGCATTATTTTAGATGATATGGCAGGAAATAGTCAGCGAACTATTAATAATCGTGGTGCTTTTGCGTATTCCGTATTTATTGATCCACCATTTTCACGAGTAGGTCTTAATGAAACGGAAGCGAAAGCAAAAAATATTGAGTATCGTGTAGTAACCTTGTCGGCTAATGCAATTCCAAAAGCAAAAGTACTTCGTAAAACAGAAGGTGTTTTGAAAGCATTAATTGATGCTGATAATAAAATTCTTGGTGCTCAGTTATTCTGTGCAGAGTCTTATGAAATGATTAATTTAATTAAATTAGCTATTGATCAAAACTTAGATTATCAAGTATTGCGTGACTTTATTTATACACATCCAACTATGTCAGAAAGTTTGAATGATTTATTTGCTTAA
- a CDS encoding alpha/beta hydrolase: protein MAKKEINIGQKTCTIYEVENPEYILIQPVDEFDLKVLDHQVELMREAVDKPFLLVAITIEHWHDELTPWSAPAVFGKEGFGDQAKETLAYIEMVLLPELTKKYQIKDTMPIILGGYSLAGLFSIWSACQSKRFSAIAAISPSLWYPDWITYVKEHVPATKAIYLSLGDREDKTKNPVMATAGQRIREQQAILKEQGIACTLEWNAGHHFQDTEVRCAKGFSWCMQSMREVGGL, encoded by the coding sequence ATGGCCAAGAAAGAAATAAATATTGGGCAAAAGACGTGTACTATATATGAAGTTGAAAATCCAGAATACATTTTAATTCAACCGGTAGATGAGTTTGATCTTAAAGTATTAGATCATCAAGTTGAATTAATGAGAGAGGCTGTAGATAAGCCATTTTTATTGGTAGCGATAACGATTGAACATTGGCATGATGAGTTAACCCCTTGGTCAGCGCCCGCTGTATTCGGCAAAGAGGGATTTGGGGATCAAGCTAAAGAGACTCTTGCGTATATAGAGATGGTATTATTGCCAGAGTTAACCAAAAAGTATCAAATTAAAGATACTATGCCAATCATATTAGGTGGCTATTCATTGGCTGGTTTGTTTTCTATATGGAGTGCTTGCCAAAGTAAGAGATTTTCAGCTATTGCTGCTATTTCACCTTCTTTGTGGTATCCAGATTGGATTACGTATGTTAAAGAGCATGTGCCAGCAACCAAAGCTATATATCTTAGCTTAGGTGATCGAGAAGATAAAACTAAGAACCCTGTAATGGCAACGGCTGGTCAGCGTATTCGAGAACAACAGGCTATATTAAAGGAGCAAGGGATTGCGTGTACGTTGGAATGGAATGCAGGTCATCATTTTCAAGATACAGAAGTACGCTGTGCCAAAGGCTTTAGCTGGTGCATGCAGTCAATGAGAGAAGTAGGAGGCTTATAA
- a CDS encoding YadA C-terminal domain-containing protein produces the protein MGHKTSTKSASSSILGASSNIGTGSDYSFIGGSESIIGDNIKYATIVGSKSGVSSSGGTAIGYATDVAANTSYSVALGNNSKVKTDDMFTSAKLTEFKKELGDFYNKQWNISSSDGTYGVLSVGDSSSKRRIINVAKGRISSDSYDAINGSQIYHLTNDLNAKIAAAGGEVVAGTNIASIGTDTSEDGKPQYIVNAKNASVSVDDNFTLTPTENNQTNITDYNIKLKDTITIGEAKEGNNPITIDGTAGQITGLTNTSLTVDGFAKSGRAATEEQLNAAITKIEGNAYKGWTVSAEGGTGVAVNSGNTVDFSGAKDKNNHKNIVVSQKGTNLTFDLNSTVNVGTGDNTVAIDGEKGTVTAGAGVNKVAIDGNTAKVIVGTVEKTKVTLDGVAGSANIGNVAIDGATGNVTGLSNKTIYYDGFASGAGRAATEEQLQLVRNDLEGIKGSAYQGWNVSVNGEDSQAVGNNATVDFSGSKDKAGNQNIIVTKDGTNLQFGLSEKITLGEGHTQVVVDGGEGTLQVGTEAGKKVTVNGTTGMAEVGNISVNGSKGEVTGLTNTTLDADDFATVGRAATEEQLQSVNHQVTNNSIAINNLGNKVNQLDHRIDKVGAGAAALAALHPLDFDPDDKWDFVAGYGNYRGENAMALGAFYRPNEDTMFSVGGTLGNGDNMFNAGVSLKFGQGNNVSTSRVAMAKEIKDMRREMEAMKSAMLDSHAGRKVDTSKLQLFPDVPQNHWAYEYVATLAGNGMIQGYPDGTYDGNRPMTRYEFAAMLYRAMLNGATLSDKILTEFAPELERFTVDAVHTDKDGNPTVERVRVVRHK, from the coding sequence GTGGGACATAAAACTAGTACAAAAAGTGCATCGAGTTCTATTTTAGGGGCGTCATCTAATATTGGCACTGGTTCAGACTACTCCTTTATTGGTGGTAGTGAGTCGATTATTGGAGATAACATTAAATATGCTACTATTGTAGGCTCTAAGTCCGGCGTTAGTAGTTCAGGAGGTACAGCCATCGGCTATGCAACTGATGTTGCAGCTAATACTAGTTATAGTGTGGCCTTAGGTAATAATAGTAAAGTAAAAACTGACGACATGTTTACGAGCGCTAAGTTAACAGAATTTAAGAAAGAATTAGGCGATTTCTATAATAAACAATGGAATATTTCTAGCAGTGATGGTACATATGGCGTACTTTCTGTTGGTGATAGTTCATCTAAACGTCGTATTATTAATGTAGCCAAAGGTCGTATATCATCAGATTCCTATGACGCTATTAATGGTAGTCAAATTTATCATTTAACTAATGATTTGAATGCTAAAATAGCCGCTGCAGGTGGTGAGGTAGTAGCAGGCACAAATATTGCATCAATAGGTACAGACACATCTGAAGATGGCAAGCCACAATATATTGTCAATGCTAAGAATGCTAGTGTCAGTGTAGACGACAATTTTACTTTGACACCGACTGAAAATAATCAGACTAATATTACAGACTACAATATTAAGCTAAAAGATACTATTACTATTGGTGAAGCTAAAGAGGGGAATAATCCTATTACGATTGACGGTACTGCTGGTCAAATAACAGGCTTGACTAATACTTCGTTAACTGTTGATGGTTTTGCAAAATCAGGCCGTGCGGCTACTGAAGAACAGTTGAATGCGGCTATTACTAAAATCGAGGGTAATGCCTATAAAGGCTGGACTGTATCTGCTGAAGGTGGTACTGGTGTTGCTGTAAACAGTGGCAATACAGTTGATTTCTCTGGTGCAAAAGATAAAAACAATCATAAGAATATCGTAGTAAGTCAAAAAGGGACTAATTTAACCTTTGATCTTAATAGCACTGTTAATGTAGGTACTGGAGATAATACGGTAGCAATTGATGGAGAAAAGGGCACAGTAACTGCAGGCGCAGGTGTTAATAAAGTTGCTATCGATGGTAATACGGCAAAAGTAATAGTTGGAACTGTAGAAAAAACAAAAGTAACTCTAGATGGTGTAGCTGGTTCGGCTAATATAGGTAACGTAGCAATTGATGGCGCTACAGGCAATGTTACAGGCTTATCTAATAAAACTATTTATTATGATGGATTTGCAAGTGGTGCAGGCCGTGCAGCTACAGAAGAGCAATTACAACTTGTTAGAAATGATTTAGAAGGTATAAAAGGAAGTGCTTATCAAGGCTGGAATGTTTCGGTCAATGGTGAAGATAGCCAGGCTGTAGGTAATAATGCTACCGTAGACTTCTCTGGCTCTAAAGACAAGGCTGGTAACCAAAATATCATCGTAACAAAAGACGGAACTAATTTACAGTTTGGTCTCAGTGAAAAGATTACTCTTGGTGAAGGCCATACTCAGGTAGTGGTTGATGGTGGCGAAGGTACTTTACAGGTAGGTACTGAAGCAGGTAAGAAAGTCACTGTGAATGGTACAACTGGTATGGCAGAGGTTGGTAATATTTCAGTGAATGGTAGTAAAGGTGAAGTGACTGGCTTAACTAATACTACTCTTGATGCTGATGATTTTGCCACTGTAGGTCGTGCGGCCACCGAAGAACAACTTCAAAGTGTTAACCATCAAGTGACCAATAATAGCATAGCGATTAATAATTTAGGGAATAAAGTAAACCAATTAGATCATCGGATTGATAAAGTTGGCGCTGGTGCAGCTGCTTTAGCAGCACTTCATCCACTTGACTTTGATCCAGATGATAAATGGGATTTTGTAGCTGGTTATGGCAACTATCGCGGTGAAAATGCAATGGCTTTAGGGGCATTCTATCGTCCAAATGAAGATACTATGTTTAGTGTAGGTGGTACTCTAGGCAATGGCGATAATATGTTTAACGCTGGCGTATCGCTTAAATTTGGTCAAGGTAACAATGTTTCTACATCTCGTGTAGCGATGGCAAAAGAAATTAAAGATATGCGACGTGAAATGGAAGCTATGAAGTCCGCTATGCTTGACTCTCATGCAGGTCGAAAAGTTGATACCTCCAAACTTCAACTCTTCCCAGACGTACCTCAAAATCATTGGGCTTATGAATACGTGGCCACTCTTGCTGGTAATGGCATGATACAGGGCTATCCTGATGGTACTTATGACGGTAATCGTCCAATGACGCGCTATGAATTTGCCGCAATGTTGTATCGAGCTATGTTAAATGGTGCTACATTATCTGATAAGATTCTTACTGAATTTGCACCTGAATTAGAACGTTTCACAGTTGATGCAGTTCATACTGATAAAGATGGCAATCCAACTGTAGAACGTGTACGTGTTGTACGTCATAAATAA
- a CDS encoding ESPR domain-containing protein encodes MNGIYNVIWSKVKHRFVVVSELVHSCTKQPGSSVTRKMATVLAVLALTASSAAITEAATAQQWTTGSDAKGNFTAHIDTANTMGSSAEKNKVIGDGNTVNTSNNEVTGDNNTLKSGSYNYVIGDDNEISSLGTSWIIGSGNKIHTNDGYYNASKSLILGSRNTSADEINSTIFIGNENKVTDYILDSVAIGSGMEFGKRTNNSVVIGNKAKNGVFPELASNKSNLVGSNGSVVIGDSASNQSPYSVVIGANAKMGDKWSSAGVSVVIGAHATIADDSANSILIGSSNSEYSYSKIGTNVDWAIAMGHEVEIGDTSDQSVVIGGAGAKIGKDAAHGTVLGSFSKISDGTWYGTAIGYSAEVTGRSSLAIGNDAHIGKAG; translated from the coding sequence ATGAATGGGATTTATAATGTTATTTGGAGTAAGGTGAAACATCGTTTTGTGGTGGTGTCTGAGTTAGTTCATAGTTGCACAAAACAGCCAGGCAGTAGCGTGACAAGAAAAATGGCCACAGTTCTTGCTGTGCTGGCTTTGACAGCTAGTTCAGCGGCTATTACTGAAGCAGCAACTGCCCAGCAATGGACAACAGGATCAGATGCGAAGGGGAATTTTACAGCTCATATTGATACAGCCAATACGATGGGCTCAAGCGCAGAAAAGAATAAGGTTATTGGTGATGGCAATACGGTAAATACCAGTAATAATGAGGTTACTGGTGATAATAACACGTTAAAGTCCGGTAGTTATAATTACGTAATTGGTGATGACAATGAAATTTCTAGTTTAGGTACATCGTGGATTATTGGCAGCGGCAATAAGATACATACAAATGATGGATACTATAATGCTAGTAAATCACTTATTTTAGGTAGTCGAAACACCTCAGCTGATGAAATTAATAGCACTATTTTTATAGGCAATGAGAATAAGGTAACTGATTATATTTTGGACTCTGTAGCAATAGGTAGTGGCATGGAGTTTGGAAAAAGAACTAACAACTCCGTTGTAATCGGTAATAAGGCAAAAAATGGGGTGTTTCCAGAACTTGCTTCAAATAAGTCAAATTTGGTAGGTAGTAATGGTTCAGTTGTAATTGGTGACTCCGCTTCTAACCAGTCTCCATATAGCGTAGTTATTGGTGCCAATGCTAAGATGGGGGATAAATGGAGCTCTGCCGGCGTTAGCGTAGTTATTGGTGCTCATGCGACGATTGCGGATGACTCAGCAAACTCTATACTTATCGGTTCAAGTAATTCTGAATACTCATATTCCAAAATTGGTACAAATGTAGATTGGGCCATTGCTATGGGGCACGAAGTAGAAATCGGTGATACATCTGACCAATCCGTTGTTATTGGTGGCGCTGGAGCAAAAATCGGTAAGGATGCAGCTCATGGCACTGTACTTGGCTCATTCTCTAAAATATCCGATGGCACTTGGTATGGTACGGCCATCGGCTATAGTGCGGAGGTAACAGGTCGGTCTAGTTTAGCTATAGGTAATGATGCACATATTGGTAAGGCAGGTTAA
- a CDS encoding HpcH/HpaI aldolase family protein: protein MAMIKDYLKNEFKTNIQKGNVQYGVAQEIPSAEVAEILATSNYDWLFVDGEHGAHDINSIVAIARAVAPYNVTPVFRVPEAGTGIIKQLLDSGIQNIIIPKVESAEETEKIMYWASYAPRGNRGMGAGAVRAGRYGRIPDYLERIANELCILPQIESKKGLENLDAIASVPDIGGIFLGPIDLAVDMGYGLDVFHPEVEEAMDYAIKRVQEHNIPVGTIALSPEQAKRFIDLGVSFLGIGIDTKFLVSGADTTLETYKKTIKG, encoded by the coding sequence ATGGCTATGATTAAAGATTATTTGAAAAATGAATTTAAAACAAATATTCAAAAAGGAAATGTGCAATATGGCGTAGCACAAGAAATTCCTTCTGCTGAAGTGGCAGAAATTTTAGCCACCTCTAATTATGATTGGTTATTTGTTGACGGTGAACATGGTGCCCATGATATTAATTCCATCGTAGCTATCGCTCGAGCAGTGGCACCCTACAATGTGACACCAGTATTCCGTGTTCCTGAAGCAGGTACGGGCATTATTAAACAACTCTTAGATTCTGGTATTCAAAATATTATTATTCCTAAAGTAGAAAGTGCTGAAGAAACAGAAAAAATTATGTACTGGGCCTCCTATGCCCCTCGTGGAAACCGCGGTATGGGAGCCGGTGCCGTGCGAGCAGGACGCTATGGTCGTATCCCTGATTATTTAGAACGCATTGCTAATGAACTTTGTATTTTACCACAAATTGAAAGCAAAAAAGGGCTTGAAAATCTTGATGCGATTGCCTCTGTCCCTGATATTGGTGGTATATTCTTAGGCCCTATTGATTTAGCCGTTGATATGGGCTATGGTTTAGATGTATTTCATCCAGAAGTAGAAGAAGCTATGGATTATGCAATCAAACGAGTTCAAGAACATAATATACCTGTCGGCACTATCGCACTAAGCCCTGAACAAGCCAAACGTTTTATTGATTTAGGCGTCAGCTTCTTGGGCATTGGTATCGACACTAAATTCTTAGTAAGTGGTGCTGATACGACCTTAGAAACATATAAAAAGACTATAAAGGGATAA
- a CDS encoding SIR2 family NAD-dependent protein deacylase, which translates to MKHLYKERPNGYQESIKKGLSAVRYFSRNMSFGTGSKEERISRLKNEIQTADVIVIGAGAGLSTAAGLTYSGARFDSYFFDFARKYGVRDIYSGGFYPFPDQETRWAWWARHIYYNRYIDAPKPVYQELLSLVADKDYFVITTNVDHQFQRAGFDKKRLFYTQGDYGLFQSVDPSNRKTYDNEEWVIKAMGAQGFVKDANDVFKVPEDGNITMRIATELIPKCPDDGSDVTTNLRVDDSFVEDEGWYRASAAYADFLLKAENLHVLYLELGVGANTPVIVKYPFWQMTLANEKAVYVCINYGEAFCPSEIANRSICIDGDIGDVFMKMK; encoded by the coding sequence ATGAAGCACTTATATAAAGAAAGGCCGAACGGCTATCAGGAGAGCATTAAGAAGGGACTCAGTGCGGTACGATATTTTAGCAGAAATATGTCATTCGGAACAGGCTCTAAGGAGGAGCGAATATCCAGATTAAAGAACGAGATTCAAACAGCAGATGTTATAGTGATTGGAGCGGGTGCCGGACTTTCTACAGCTGCAGGACTGACTTATAGTGGAGCTCGATTTGACAGTTATTTTTTTGATTTTGCAAGAAAGTATGGTGTTCGGGATATTTATTCCGGTGGCTTCTATCCGTTTCCAGATCAGGAAACTCGCTGGGCATGGTGGGCAAGGCACATCTATTACAATCGATATATTGATGCGCCGAAACCTGTTTATCAGGAGTTACTTTCACTTGTGGCGGATAAGGATTATTTTGTTATCACTACGAATGTAGATCATCAGTTCCAGAGAGCGGGATTCGATAAAAAGCGTTTGTTCTATACGCAGGGGGACTACGGCCTGTTCCAAAGCGTTGATCCATCTAATCGGAAGACCTATGACAATGAAGAATGGGTAATAAAAGCAATGGGGGCACAAGGCTTTGTGAAGGATGCGAACGATGTGTTCAAGGTGCCAGAGGATGGCAATATAACTATGCGTATTGCGACAGAGCTTATTCCGAAATGCCCAGATGACGGATCTGATGTGACCACGAATCTTCGCGTAGATGATTCCTTTGTCGAAGATGAAGGTTGGTACAGGGCATCGGCGGCATATGCGGATTTCCTTCTTAAGGCTGAGAATCTTCATGTGCTCTATCTGGAGCTTGGCGTGGGAGCAAATACCCCTGTTATAGTAAAATATCCTTTTTGGCAGATGACATTGGCGAATGAAAAAGCAGTGTATGTCTGTATCAATTATGGTGAAGCGTTTTGTCCGAGCGAGATTGCCAATAGAAGTATCTGCATTGATGGGGATATTGGTGATGTATTTATGAAGATGAAATAA